The proteins below are encoded in one region of Tomitella fengzijianii:
- the rplI gene encoding 50S ribosomal protein L9: protein MKLILTADVENVGVAGDSVEVKDGYGRNYLLPRGLAIVATRGALKQVEGIRRTQEIKRVRDIDHASELKGAIEGLDAVELQARTAADGEKLFGSVTAGDVAAALLAAGGPNIDKRTLVLPKTHIKSVGKYEVSVKLHAGVTAVFTLTVTGAAA, encoded by the coding sequence ATGAAGCTGATCCTCACCGCTGATGTCGAGAACGTCGGTGTTGCTGGAGATTCGGTCGAGGTCAAGGACGGCTACGGCCGCAACTACCTGCTGCCCCGCGGGCTGGCCATCGTGGCCACGCGCGGCGCTCTCAAGCAGGTGGAGGGCATCCGCCGCACGCAGGAGATCAAGCGCGTGCGCGACATCGACCATGCGAGCGAGCTGAAGGGCGCCATCGAGGGCCTGGACGCCGTGGAGCTGCAGGCGCGTACGGCTGCCGACGGCGAGAAGCTGTTCGGCTCCGTCACCGCCGGCGACGTGGCCGCTGCCCTGCTGGCTGCGGGCGGCCCGAACATCGACAAGCGCACCCTGGTGCTGCCGAAGACGCACATCAAGAGCGTCGGCAAGTACGAGGTGTCCGTCAAGCTGCACGCCGGCGTCACCGCCGTGTTCACGCTGACGGTCACCGGCGCCGCGGCCTGA
- the rpsR gene encoding 30S ribosomal protein S18 — protein MAKARERKAQAGKPQKTKACAFCKEKNTVIDYKDSALLRRFISDRGKIRARRVTGNCVQHQRDVAVAVKNSREVALLPYTPTAR, from the coding sequence ATGGCCAAGGCGCGAGAGCGCAAGGCGCAGGCCGGCAAGCCGCAGAAGACCAAGGCCTGTGCGTTTTGCAAAGAGAAGAACACGGTGATCGATTACAAGGACTCCGCGCTGCTGCGCAGGTTCATCAGTGATCGAGGCAAGATCCGTGCCCGCCGGGTGACCGGCAATTGCGTCCAGCATCAGCGGGACGTAGCCGTTGCCGTCAAGAATTCGCGTGAGGTGGCGTTGCTGCCTTACACGCCGACGGCTCGTTGA